A genomic window from Bacillus mesophilus includes:
- a CDS encoding YjcZ family sporulation protein: MSAVTGYGAGFALIVVLFILLIIVGSAYVGY, encoded by the coding sequence ATGAGTGCAGTAACAGGTTATGGTGCTGGATTCGCGTTGATTGTCGTATTATTTATTTTATTAATCATCGTGGGATCAGCTTACGTTGGATACTAA
- a CDS encoding YjcZ family sporulation protein produces the protein MFGTGLGCGGYGFGYTAPVTGGFTTGSSFTLIVVLFILLIIVGSAWA, from the coding sequence ATGTTTGGTACTGGATTAGGTTGCGGAGGTTATGGATTTGGATATACCGCTCCTGTAACAGGAGGTTTTACGACAGGTAGTTCCTTTACGTTAATCGTTGTTCTATTCATCTTACTAATCATCGTTGGCTCTGCCTGGGCTTAA